One stretch of Juglans microcarpa x Juglans regia isolate MS1-56 chromosome 3D, Jm3101_v1.0, whole genome shotgun sequence DNA includes these proteins:
- the LOC121256199 gene encoding uncharacterized protein LOC121256199, protein MSGNSRDRITITLGRSGQVVKRAGQVSDVSYADSLPAAGTKRSVRDRIGSNVHSSLSNGSELYNKRQRGDSSMRILGANGSNDVRIGRDDPRFKLMQKNASRRVHDGDDQKCVDLREKLSKTIRPPLTTLDSRQRFVEPKDTGFLGRIPSTRSPDDLPRMDSMRASYSTWTLDHLRRRSPDRALGIGTSRGLSPPVFDTSRPMSSTPFIAKPAIPPVPAKPVPPPLGQLPPPNGIGQNISYVGDEQKTIDGLLQSLGLGKYAIIFKAEEVDITALKQMGENDLKELGIPMGPRKKILLALLPRSKRQP, encoded by the exons ATGTCCGGGAATTCGAGGGACCGAATCACCATTACTCTTGGCCGCAGTGGCCAG GTAGTAAAGAGGGCTGGTCAAGTATCGGATGTTTCGTATGCTGATTCTCTGCCTGCAGCTGGGACTAAGCGGTCTGTCAGAGATAGAATAGGAAGTAATGTACATAGTTCCTTATCAAATGGAAGCGAACTCTACAACAAACG ACAACGGGGAGATAGCAGTATGCGAATTTTGGGTGCTAATGGTTCAAATG ATGTACGCATTGGTAGAGATGACCCCCGATTTAAACTCATGCAAAAGAATGCATCTAGAAGAGTTCATGATGGTGATGATCAGAAGTGTGTTGACCTACGTGAGAAGTTGTCAAAGACCATTCGGCCTCCGTTAACTACTCTTGATTCAAGGCAGCGCTTTGTGGAACCTAAAGACACAGGCTTCTTGGGGCGAATTCCTTCTACAAGAAGTCCAGATGATTTGCCTCGGATGGATTCAATGAGAGCTTCTTATTCTACATGGACTTTGGATCATTTAAGACGAAGATCACCTGATAGAGCTCTAGGTATAGGTACCTCTAGGGGTCTCTCCCCACCTGTTTTTGATACTTCACGACCCATGAGTTCTACCCCTTTCATAGCAAAACCTGCAATACCTCCTGTACCTGCGAAGCCTGTGCCGCCTCCTCTTGGACAACTTCCTCCACCAAATGGCATtggacaaaatatttcatatgtg GGTGATGAACAGAAAACTATTGATGGCTTGTTACAGTCTCTGGGTTTGGGAAAATATGCAATTATTTTCAAAGCTGAGGaa GTGGATATCACTGCATTGAAGCAGATGGGGGAAAATGACCTCAAAGAACTTGGAATACCTatg GGGCCGAGAAAAAAGATTCTTCTTGCTCTTTTGCCTCGATCCAAACGACAACCATGA